A genomic segment from Sulfolobales archaeon encodes:
- the rimI gene encoding ribosomal protein S18-alanine N-acetyltransferase has product MGNAEPRWRWGDIECFSNPPESFLEEIYRVELTCFKDPYPPRLLLYYLRLSQDLFIACRSGGRIVGYAIGVIENFGRTGHVVSICVHRDYRRRGVGRRLMEILEELFRRKGAVETKLEVRVSNEPAINLYRSMGYTIVGIHHGYYSDGEDAYIMSKNLLSSLGTSSI; this is encoded by the coding sequence ATGGGCAACGCAGAGCCTCGGTGGAGATGGGGCGATATAGAGTGCTTTAGCAATCCCCCCGAGAGCTTTTTAGAGGAGATCTACAGGGTTGAGCTAACATGCTTCAAAGACCCCTATCCACCGAGGCTCCTCCTATACTATCTAAGACTCTCCCAGGATCTATTCATAGCATGTAGATCAGGGGGTAGGATTGTGGGCTACGCGATAGGGGTTATAGAGAACTTCGGCAGAACAGGGCATGTGGTCTCAATATGTGTTCATAGGGATTATAGGAGGAGGGGGGTTGGGAGGAGGCTGATGGAGATCCTTGAAGAGCTCTTCAGGAGAAAAGGGGCTGTAGAGACAAAGCTAGAGGTTAGGGTTAGTAATGAGCCTGCTATAAACCTATATAGATCTATGGGATATACAATAGTAGGGATCCACCATGGCTACTACAGCGATGGAGAAGATGCGTATATAATGTCTAAAAACCTATTATCAAGCCTCGGCACTAGCTCGATATAA